The Ferroacidibacillus organovorans nucleotide sequence GATGGCCATGGAGAGAGACGACACGCCAAAATAGGTGGCAAGGTGGCTTGTGTCGGCGAGCGCCGCCGTGTAGGTTTGGCGGCTGGGAAGCGCAATGACCGAACCGACGGAAAGACCGACGACCGGCGCAAGAAGTGTCGCGATATTGACGGTAAAGACGAGCGGCAGCCAACTGCCGCCCATGATCAGGAGCCCAAGCCCCATCACGCGCGGGGCTGACCGCATGTGCGCAGAGCGGTTCATCCAGGCGATCACCGGGTAGGACACAGCGATCTCAAGGATGGCTTCAAGGCTGAACAGTTCACCGAGCGCGGTGCGCGGAGGATGCAGCGTCACGAGGATGTCCGGGATTGCGATGTACATTTGCTGATAGATGAGGTAATAGCCCATAAAATAGATGACAAAGCGCAAGAAGACGCGATTTTTGGCGATGGTCTTCACACCGGACCTAAGCGTTGGCGGTTGCTCGGAGCTTTTTTGATTCGGAAGAATCCACATTCCGGCGACGCCGACAAGCGCAAAGATCAGACCCGCGACGACGCAGATCAGCACAAAGTGATCGGTGACGAGAAACGCGCCGAGCACGGGGCCGACGGTCGTGCCAATGTTGCTTGTGGCTTGGCGGATCGTAAACGCGCGTGCGCGCGAGGGCTCTGGCACAAGTGCGGCGAGTGCCGCATTTCCGGCAGGGCCAAATAACGCTCCGCCGATACCAAACAGGCAGGCGGCGGCATAGAGCAGTGGTCCGCGCTCAATCACGGCGAACATGGCAAACCCTGCGGCGCGAATGATGCTGCCAAGGAGGATGACCAGGCGGTATGGAAGGCGGTCGGCGATGGCGCCTCCAAACAGCTGAAGACCCTGCTGGGACAAGATCCGCACGGCGTAGAGGTTGCCGATAAAAAGCGCGGTCAACCCGAGACTCAGGTAGTGAATCGAGAGCAGCGGGATCAACATAAAGAAACCGAGATTCATAAAGAAGGATTCGGCAAATAAAAAATAGACGGGAAAGCGAAAGCGCGTCTGAATCGGTGCAGGCTGGTTTGGTTCAAAGATCATCTGGCTCATAGAGACAAGATTACCACGATTGTGCCCGGAATGAGACGTGTTTCTTGTCCAGGGCAATCGACTGTGATATGCTGACCACGTACAAGACGTGGAGGTGAATGCGATTGTTGACATTTGCGAAGGTGCTGCTCGCACTCTCGAGCGTCCTTCTCGTCACGGTGATTCTCCTTCAGTCCGGACGCAGCGCAGGACTTGGCGCAATTACGGGTGGCGGGAATGAGGGTGGCGCATCCAGGCGCGGCAAAGGGACTGACCCGATGCTGGCGCGCACGACGTCGATTGTTGCGGTAATCTTTTTTGGCGCATCGATCTGGATTGCCTGGCTTGTCACTCACTAAACGGGACAGAGCGCATTGAGGTGAGAAGGTACACCTCAATGCGCTCTTTTTATAACGCGTGATCAAAGCGCGTTTCTGTAAATGGGGTGCAGAGAATGGCGCCTTGGCGCACGATTGTATCATCCGGGATCGACACGTTGACCAAAACGGAAAACGGTTCGATTGTGCAGCGCTGACCGATTTTTACATTTTCCAGGTAAGAGGATTCGCCGATGACGGTCTCTGCGTGAATCTCGACGGGTCCGTGGAGTTGGCAGCCTGTTTCAATGGTGACATGTTCTTCAAGCAGAATGGGCGTTGCGCGCTCGCCGCCTGCGTGCAGCGTGTCAAGCGTCGCGAGTGCGCCGATGGTCACGCCAGGTCCCAGTTTCAAGTCGGTGGGATCGGCAAGAAAGCGCGTGACGGTGGGATGGATCTGTGGTAAAAGGGTGTGCATCACAAGGGATTCTTGGTTGACCAAGGGTGGTTCGTGTTGCATCGTTGAAGCGGTTGCGGGTTTGCGCTCAGGAAACGCGCGCTTGTTTCGCGGATCGAGCAACCTTTCCTGGATCTCGGTGTCGATGTCCCAATCGCGGATATACTGTGTAAGGAGAAGCGCGGCTAAGGCGCCTGTCATGAGCACTACGAAAAATGGGGCTCCTCGCTGTCGCATGGTTGTATCCTCCCCGCGCAGTGTTTCAGAATACATTACAATGTTGAACATGCGCGCATCTGGTAGGATGTGCCACCGGGCGAATTTTCATGCTGATCAGGAGAACGCCGGATCTGAGGGTGTTTTGGTTCGCGCGTCGTCTGGCGCGCAGAGAGGAAGGGAAACGATGATCGATCGCGAACAGCTTCTTGTCTTGATGAGAGATGAGGCGTATCGACCTTTAATGATGGAGGAGTTGGAAACGGCGCTCGGCGTTTTGGGCGATGATCCTGACGCGCGCGCAGAACTGCACGCGCTCTGCGAGGAGATGGTGCAGGAAGGGTACATGATCCGCACGCGCACAAAGCGCTATGGCGTGCCGGAGCGCATGGACCTCGTGGTGGGCACGCTTCAGGTCAAACAAAAGGGATTTGGGTTTCTCGTGCCGCTGCACAAGTCGGAATCCGATGTGTACATCGGGGCGGCGGATCTGGGTGGCGCGATGGATGGTGATCGCGTGGTTGCGCGGCTGAAAAAAAACAGCGGCACAGGACGGCGTGAGGGCGAGATTTTTCGCGTCTTAAAGCGCGCGCACACGCAGATTGTCGGGGTCATTCACACGACGGGGAGTCTTGGCTTTGTGCGCTCGGACGATAAGCGCTTGCCGCGGGAGGTCGTCATTCCCGCCGATCAGCTAAACGGCGCAGTGGACGGGCACAAGGTGGTGGTGGAGATCACCGAGTTTCCCGAGGATGTGTTTCAGAGTCCGGCGGGCATTGTGCGCGAGGTGCTCGGGTTTCCGCATGATCCGGGTGTGGACATTCTCTCTGTAATTCGCAAGTTCGGCATTCCGGAACATTTTCCGGATGAGGTGTTGCAGGCGGCGGAATCGATTTCTTACGATCTGACAGAGGACGATCTGGCGGGGCGGCGCGATTTGCGAGATGAGATTATCGTGACGATCGACGGGGCGGATGCGAAGGATCTAGACGATGCGGTCGCGGTGAAGCGGGTGGAGCACGGTTACGTATTGTCGGTACATATTGCGGATGTCACTTACTATGTGAAGGAAAACAGTCTGCTTGATCGCGAGGCATATGCGCGTGGGACGAGTGTATATCTGGTCGATCGCGTGATACCGATGCTTCCGCCGCGACTGTCAAATGGCATTTGTTCGCTCCATCCACAGGTGGACCGCCTGACGCTTACATGCGAGATGGAGTGGGACGATGCGATGCACCTTGTGCGCCACGACATCTATCCGTCTGTCATTCGCACGACAGAGCGGATGACGTATGACGCGGTGCGCGATCTGCTGGAAGGTGACGCGTCGACGCGGGAACGCTATGCTGCGCTCGTGCCGTTTTTTGAAGGGATGAAG carries:
- a CDS encoding MFS transporter, whose translation is MSQMIFEPNQPAPIQTRFRFPVYFLFAESFFMNLGFFMLIPLLSIHYLSLGLTALFIGNLYAVRILSQQGLQLFGGAIADRLPYRLVILLGSIIRAAGFAMFAVIERGPLLYAAACLFGIGGALFGPAGNAALAALVPEPSRARAFTIRQATSNIGTTVGPVLGAFLVTDHFVLICVVAGLIFALVGVAGMWILPNQKSSEQPPTLRSGVKTIAKNRVFLRFVIYFMGYYLIYQQMYIAIPDILVTLHPPRTALGELFSLEAILEIAVSYPVIAWMNRSAHMRSAPRVMGLGLLIMGGSWLPLVFTVNIATLLAPVVGLSVGSVIALPSRQTYTAALADTSHLATYFGVSSLSMAIGASVGASGGGLLMHTMGHPWHGIASPASLLFALVSILCAFLLARLPEPDSTSSREADSAREKAAQ
- the secG gene encoding preprotein translocase subunit SecG; this encodes MLTFAKVLLALSSVLLVTVILLQSGRSAGLGAITGGGNEGGASRRGKGTDPMLARTTSIVAVIFFGASIWIAWLVTH